Sequence from the Nasonia vitripennis strain AsymCx chromosome 5, Nvit_psr_1.1, whole genome shotgun sequence genome:
tctcctCGTCGCCGCCGCGATTTTTATTGGCTAGAAAGTTTTGGGTTAAATCATCTTTATGCAGATTCGTTTTAGTGCCGCGCGGTAAATCATCTGCGCAAGAGAGAAGACACCGGCGTGTGAGAAGAGATACGCTTAATATACTTCTGGTCAGCTGTATTTAGTCACGCGCAGCGAAAATATACGCCTCTTGGGTTACGAAAACAGCTGATTAGCCTCCTTTCGGTTATACGCTCCTCGTTGCAAATGAACGATTCCGATGTACAATGTATTGGGATGGCATTCGATCTGCGCTGAGAATCCGGTTGCGCGCGCAAACATCCGGCGTGTATCCGGTCTagataaaaaaaggaatcTTAAACTCACCAGTGCCGATGAGGCTGCACAGGaggacggcggcggcgacaaCGAGGATCTTCTGCTTCATCCTTTCACAGCGAGCTACTCCCATCTCGCTCGCTTCGGCTGCGCTAAACGAGTGTAGTAAGTGTACTGGATCAAAGACGGCGGCTCCTCGCTCCGCGGGAACAAAACGCTCTGGTCGCTGCGTCGCGCGCAATAAAAAACAGAACAGATCAGCACATATACGTCGTAGCGGCAGCGGCGGTAATCGTCCCGGCGGCACCAGTCATCTTCCTGCGCCTCGCTTTCCCCGTTACAAGTGTATACTAAAAACAGTTCGAGTTcaaagcggcggcggcggcggcgagtcaAAAGCGCGCGCCcgatctctctcctctcgttccttcttctctctttctctctgcttcCACCACTACGATCAACACGCGACTCGTCCCTCGGCCGAGCTACCCTCGGGCCTTTATAGCCACGTGCCCCACTCCTGCGgcttttccttctctctctctcgctcccgaCGAATAGtcgtctgtctctctctctctctctctctctctcttgcgcgatgcttctctctcggcttcgagcgaaagagagatgGGCGACCTATGCGGACCCCGAAAATCGAAAGTTTCTTTTCGGGCTACTCGATCCATGGAAATAACAACGCCGAGGCGTCCACGTGCGCTCGGGCCCCGCTGAGAGGGTTCGCCGAGGAGCTGCATATCCGCGAGCTGCGCGCTCGCGTAGATTTATGTAACGgcgaattttgaattttttatgctGTATATAAACCGACCTTTTATTGGGGAGAATTGTTTGTTTTTCGTTTACTCCCGGCCGCCGGCCGAATATCGCGTAATATGCAAAGGACGTTGAGATACTACGGGGTGTCGGCCGGCAGTTTTTTCGACGTCGTTTTTCGGGATCGCGAGAGTCTGTGTAAACATAGGCCCCGGACACAAATGCTTCTTGATATACGATAGCTCCCGAGGACTTTATGATTTTTGGACTGTGTGTGTTTTATGCTGCGTTGGTGCGATAATTTTATGGAGTCGGGGAGTTTGTATCCTTTATTATCTCAGGGATTTGTCGAAGTCAAGCAGATGCATCGCGAAATATTCCCATCGAGAagcaaccaaaacaaaaaattctcCCGGACGCTTCCCCCGCAATCTAAATCACGTCCGACAATAACGTCCCACCGCGAGCGGCGTAAACAACTGTGGGAAAGACGAGTTTCAAATTGACCCAAAAAAGTGTGTCCCCCGCGCAAAAAGGTCcggaaaaagcgcgcgagacACCGAGAGCTTGCGAGGAGAATACGAGCTGTACGGAGCGTCGCACgatctctcctctcttttcttCGAGCGACTGTATCCAGCAGGTTCCCGCTGCGAAGGCACATCCGCGCGCCTAGATTCATAAACCCCCGTCGCGCCTCAGTCAGTCTATcgcgtatagagagagagagagagagagagagagagagagagagagagagagagagagagagagagagagagagagagagagagagagagagacggaggaGAATCCATTTCTCTGACTCCGAGACGTCCTCGACCTCTTGACGGAAAAATCCCGGGGTGCGCACGTATGCATGCGCGCATCGGGTCCCGAGAAAAAGAGCGCGCAGGGCTTTCGATGTGTCTCTCCCTATCCCGAGGTCGGCGGTCCCGTATTCAGCTCAGTCTTACCTGCAGTCAGTTCGGAGAGAGATTTCGCGATGACGAGGCCAGATAATGGCTCTCCCGggcttttgtttttctagGCTACGAGGGCCCCGCGCTCTGTCGATCGGGAGCTACGATTATGGGTTACGCGAGTGGTAATGGATGACGACTCTCCGATGGACGCGAGTATGCTCTACGGTGCGGACCAAGGCTTATGCTGCTATCTCTCGGTGATTTTTAAGAGGAGGACAGACTTCCGCAGGctgtttcaaaaattttaatgcccCGGCTTCTGGCTTATCTCCACTGGAATTTCGATGGATGCTCTCTGCTCAGCTCTTGTGggccgcgcgcggcgccgaAATAGAAGAGAGGAGCTCTGTTATCCTTCTTTTAGcttttccgagagagagagagagagagagagagagagaagcgtgttTACTATTAGAGCTACATCATTATGCAATTTGTTAAGCTGGGGAGGCTGGCTTTAATCGATCGCTACCGAACAGGAAGAGGATCTATGTTATTTTCGAGGGtggactttttttttctcaggcGTGCTTTTTCCTTTATTCACCGGCGCCGCACTTATATTCTTATCTGAGAGAAAACAAGGCGTTTTCTGCGGTTCAGGAAAGTTTTAGAAGAGACGATTATTCGATTTTAATAGCTCGTTCCACTTCCACAGAATATTGTAAAATGCAAGCGTTTTATGAATGCGGTGCGAGGACGAAGTTAAAGGACCTGCAGCGCAGGCTCATTTTTCTGGCAGTAACCTTATGGCGGTAATATAATCCGGTGCATAAATTTGGTCATTTTACGTGAAACTAAATATCGCTTTTAAAAATCCCTTTTGTATCTCGTTTTTCAAAGCGATCGGCTCTCTTCGCGTCTCCTTCcaattatttaacaataaacCGCGTTAATTTTGCTGTTATCAGGCTTGAGTCGTCTCACCAAAACGCAATACTAGCACCAGTCATCCTAAGCATTTCAGATATCCATCGGATAAACACGAGTCAAATCGTCATAAATActaggagaaaaaaagaacgcgcGCACCCTGCGAATGAGAAGTAAAAAGGCACCGACACGTGAATCGGATAAAAAACACGCCGCTTAGGCCGCTCGTTCGGCATTCATTAGCACCTGCGGTCCGCCTATCAAACGGTAGCGATCTAGAAGGGAGCCGTTCGAATCAATATTTGGAATCCGAAAATCCTCTCTCGTCGCTCTCGGAAGCAGCGCGAATCGATTATTCTCCGTCGAGTCCGGAGAGaggcgcagcagcagaagaagaagaagagagaaaagagaggagcGCGTATAGAGCCgagaaaaatcattaattcCAAAACACGTCCCGAACCACTGCAGACCGGAGAGTGTGAGAAAACAGCGGGCAGGTATGGCCCGATTAAACGCTCAAATCTATAGGAATAAATTGCCGGCAGTGTACTCGGCACAAAGAGCGACTGTGTACGCCGCAGCGAGGTTTTTGAGGGAAAACGAAGGGCCTTTTATTTCGCTCGCTCGGGTCGCTTTTCTTTTCGCGAAAGCCACAGCGACGGCTTAGAGAGCTGCGACGGCTCCTCCGGGCGTGGAAGGTCAGTGGAGTCGCTCGGCTTGGCTTTTCTCGAGATTTCGAGGGAAGGCTGTCGCTGCGCGCCCGTGAAAGCCCGCTGTGAGATGGACGTCTCTATGAGCCGGGAGACGGCTGCAGCTACGGTCCTTGTCCATCTTTCACTTTGGATTTCtgtgcgagagagcgagagagaaatgcTCCGCCTATGCTGTACTCTTTGCCTCTGTATGGGCTTTCTCGTTTTTAATGGTCATGCGAGTACGTTTTCACCGTGGGTCTGGTGCGTTAAATTCGTGGGGGTAAAACCGGATAAATCGATATCTTCTTCTCGATCTGACTCGTCGAAGGCGTATTGAGTCATACGCAGGTAATTCACCGTTGGACACTTTACGTGTTTCTTCTTCTGAGGTGGAAGGCGTATTGGATTCATTGAAGAGAATGGTTTATTTCAAAAGTACTATACAAATACCTTTTACTCAGTTTAAAAAACAGGGCAAATCATCCCCATACGATTTTTACAGTAGCAATCAACTTTCCCAGCGGTATACGCGCAGCAATTGACTCCGAAACGTAGACGTCTCGAGCGGCGCAGCAGTAAAAACCTGCCAGATTTTCCCATCGTTATAGAAGCCGTGAAATACAGCGTACGCCCCGGCgcagtaaaaaatattatttaccgCCGCAATCCTCTCGGAAATAAGACGTTGATTTACCCGAAAACCAAAAATCGCTTCCAGTTTTTTACGACTTTCACGTTCCCCCGGGCTCGGAGCGCGCTGCAGGCCGCTTTTCTCCATTGTGCGCCCAGGGGCCATTGTCGACGGATTTTCCGAGGTTTGACTCTGCGGCGGCTGCGgagacgcgcgcgcagtaGCTCCTCGCGGCTCCGAAGATTTGTGACGCGTGGCGGCGCACCTCTCCCCCTGTATATATTCGGGATTGAGAAGTCTCGCGTTTTTCGTCCGTGTGTATACCTTCTTCTGCATTACGAAGCCCCGAGACGCGTATCCACGGATCAGGGGACGGCGGCGGGCCGAGTGTAGGAAGAAAGGAGCTGCCTTACCTGTACCCTGTATAGGCGGCCGAGAGCAAAAGAAAGGAGagctaaaaaaaaacatctgcACTCCCCGCAGAATTTAACGGTCCCTTAAAGGAAAATTGATTTCGCCCCCGGGGTACGCCCGGGACCATCGGAGCGAGCTCCTAATGGGATATCGTTTACCCCCGCGAGCGAATGGGAGAATGCATATATATTCATCTCTCTGACACCGGTTGCGTCTTATTCACGCGCCTATGTGGGATATAGCTATACGTATATGCGTTTGGATTTATTATTCTTCCTCGAAACTGCCGCGCGCTGCATAGGTGCGAGAGAGGCTGGAGGCACATAAATCGAGGCGCAAAGTGCGAGGATGAATGCGTTTGGGGAAATGTTTTGAAATCTCTATTTCGAAACGTGTGTGTGCACCATGCAGAGAGGGAGGAAGTCAGATGGAGATATTGGGaggatttctttttttgtgcATCGTCGCCTCCTGCCCGCTGGCGACGCGAAATTCGTAGATGAAATGTGTGTTTTGAGGAAGTCGTTATTCATTGGGCTGTACCTTGTCCGCTGGGCGGATGCGATTGTTGTGTTTATTTTGCTCATGCGGCGAGGGAAACGCTCGATGAGTATTGCTGGCGTGTTGggaactgttttttttttttggattgAGTTGTCTTGGATGGACGAATCATTTTGAAACAGTAAATCGTTATGtgcgaaaataattaaagattttattgtatatttattcatttctTTCTTTGCGATGAAAccgtaattatttatttatttatgtttatctTTTTCATTACAGGTACGTACAGCTGTTATAAATCGAttgcaaatattttcacaGTAGCGCGTAGGTGCGTATGACTATTCTTATTTTTCACGTCTCAAAACATCTGCAACGAGTCAGACAGAACCCTACATTCGCAAACGCTGATCGTTACAAAGAATGTAGGTAACTAACGTCACTACTAGTCAATACCGAATGAGTAAATGTCTCAGTCGGTAAGAAATCGGCGTACCCGCGAGTTGGCCGTTGTCGATAAAGTAGAAATCATCGTTTCGAGTACATTCTGGGAAATCAGCCCTGTGCGACACCTATCGTCGGTAGTCGGAGACTGGTGAGCAGGAAAGTCCAGTCCTGAACTGCGCTTTGGGTTTCGGCTATTCTCGACCTTGACGCTACTGTGACTTGATACTGCACCCTGGCACTCGttaagttttaataaaataatcggTTTCATCATTCAGGGTAAAATAAATGAGAGACTCGTCAATGTTTAttcattttcatataaaatccATGTATTGTGTCAATTTTCATGCGttacaaaagaaaacaaaCGACAGGCTGTGTCCCGGAGAGAAATTGAGAGATTAAGTATATAGTCACCGGTAGTACACCACTTTgcgcatttttttatttctcatttCGCGAATCCTCGCGCTAATACGGAATCCCGAAATGCGTGTGCTCGCTTTCCGAACCAATCGACACATACCGCCAAAACGAATGAAATAACTTGTGCTAGTTGTGTCATCGTCGAGAAATCGTTAATCCAATTGTGTTTCTTAAACGGCTTGTCATCTACGACTATTAAGTTCACGTGTGAGACGAAGTTCGAGTACTACAACTGATCGACTGTCTTCGATATTGTGATATGGAAAACAGAGGTTTGCAATAATACAACGACGATGACTACGACTACGACGCACGTCGGCTTTCAGCTCGTTTTAAAGTTAACATTCGTAAAGTAAATCTGTACAGCTAAGTCAACAAAAAATATGATAACACGTATAGCGCATAACTTGGTTGTCTTTTCTCATTAATGTCCATTGAAATTCAGATTGATAATCCTTAAGTTAACCGCACAATTGCACCAGCTCACGTGCAATCACTCGTTCAGCCATCGTTTATATGATAGTTtatattcaatatttataatataatataattcatCTTCGATATATCACACATCGCGCGCACGCTGCATACATATAGCTTTCGTCGGTTTTACCTTTGTCTTCCTTCTTTCAAAGAACGCAAAAGGACAAATTGAATCATCGGAAAGTGCGTGCAGGAGAGAAGTTTCATGTATTAGGTATAGCGTTTACTtacaatatgtatataatacagaCGCGCGAAAAATCCcttaaaacttttttgtttcGCCTAAAGAGCTGCAGCTCGCGCAGAGTCAATCGATTACACTTTTCACGACAGAACGCAAGGACTACGCGTGCCGAGTTTTCCctcgttttttttattgcacttATAACGTAATCTTTGACTTAAGAGCGAGTAAGGCCGTGAGGCTGTGTCCTAAGTGCGCGCGATTATTTATATGCCTAAAAGTGAATCCTTATGTCCTTTTCTTAAAGTCGAGGCGGCTCTCGGTCACGTCGAGGATGAGTTTTCGCTTATTTACAGAGAGGAACTTTCTTCAATTCGCTTTTGATCATGTTCCCCTCTCTTCCTTTCGTGTATGCACCTCTGACGCGTGAATAGCAGCAGAAGTTTTCCTATATGATACGACTACGAACGATCAAACGTACGAATTGAATTTCGTATAAGCACGAGAAAcagtttcatttttttttgttaatgtATATTCTTTTGTTTACTGCCACAATATAAGTAGTACATCGTCTCTTTGTACAAGCTCGCGTAATGCCTTGGCTCGCGATATGATATACCGCGCAGGAAGTCGTCGAGTTTCGGTGTGATTATAACCGCTTTTTTTGTCTAATTTGATACTTGCATTTATACCGTTAACGATGCTACACTTGCAATAATTATATACATGCCTTCATCCGGTCAGTATGACAATGTCGACGATACAGCGATGACAAAAATAGTTTTACTCAACGAagtagaaaatataaaaacaagtCAGCATCtgataaattataaaaggAAGGGTCACTGTAATTATTGCACGTTAAATTTAGGTCGAAAATCTGTTACTCCCTTATATTATAGTCCTATTCATCCCATCGCTTCGCGAAGCGATGAATCCGGTGGTGAAGGTATAGGAATGATAAACCAATAGCATAATCCGTTAGTCGTTAATTTTCATAACATATCCAAAGTATTGCGAAAACGAAATCTTTTCGGTTATTACGCCTACGCTataattatatgtataatagtGGCTTATCAACGAATAATTTACATAATATAACAAATTTTCCTAAGAAAACATTCATGAGCTCTGGAGCTTAAGTAAATTTCGCCGCGACCTGCGTACGAGAGCCGGATGCCAGGTCGCGGAAGATAACGCGGGGTGTATAATAATGCACAGTCGTCCCAAACCTACGCACGCGACGATTCCATCGTGCGACCGCCTTTCAGGCTTTTCGGCCCATCTCATGAGCTTCACGCGCACACATGTactcgcacacacatacaagcAGACTCACACTAGGTCGTGATATGCACTCGTCATCGGTTAAGTACGCGTCCCGCCGGGCTGTCCTCGTTACAACTAGGAGGCCGAGCCGTACCAGCCGTTGGCCGCGGCCTTGTTGCTCGGGTGGTAGAGGTGGAATCCGGCGCCGGCGGCCGGGTGGTGGTAGAACTGGGGCTGCTCGGCCGCGAGGCTGTAGGCCGCGTCGAGGGCGCCGGGGTGCACGGCCGAGTAGACCTGCGGCTTCAGGGGCAGGGGCTGCGCCGGCTCGTACTGGTGCCGCAGCACCGGGTCGCCGTAGACCGACGCCTCGTAGCTGTTCACCCcgagttgctgctgctgctgctgctgctgctgttgctggtgctgctgctggtgctgctgttgctgctgctgcttgtcGCGGGGCGAGACGGAGGAGGGCGGCGTCATGGCCGAGTGGTAGTCGACGGCGTAGCCGGCCGGCGTCGAGGCGTACGAGGAGACGAGGCTGGTGAAGGCGTCGCTACCGGCGGGCTTCTGGTTGTGCGCCGCCGCGAGGACGAACTGGTGCTCGCCGTAGGTGGAGGAGCCCTCTGAGCCCGGGGGCGTGGGCAGGGGCCCGGCCTGGGGGTTCTCCGCGCCGGTGTAGTAGCCGCCGGCGGAGCCCGCCCGGCTGTTGCTGCCGTGGACGTTGGCCCGGATGACGGACTCGCGGTTGGCGTAGAGCTGGCGCAGCAGGGCCGAGGCGGGCAGGCCGCCGCCCGACTGCTGGGGGCTCAGGTGGCCGAGGTGGTGGTGCGCGCCGATCCACTGGATCGTCgacttctgctgctgctgcttgagCAGCGCGTCCGTGCTGAAGTCCGTGGGCTGGTGGATCGCCGGCGAGTCGGGCTTGGCCAGGACGGCGCCCGGCAGGTGCTTCGACATCGCCTGCTCGAGGTCTTTCACGGAGGTGCCGCCCGCGCCGCTGCCGGCTCCGTGGTGGGCGTCGGCCAGCTCCTCGGTTCGCCGCACCTGCAACGGATGCCCGCTCGTGAGTCTTCCCGATCCACTACATATAATACTCAGTCGTAGGAAATAGATAGGACGTACCTTGGGACTGGCCGTCCTCATGAGCTGCTCGTTCGCCGAGACGGAGTGGCTGGAGGAGGCCGGGCTGAGCGCGTGGCTGCGTCCGTTGGGCGTCGTGGCGCTCTTCATCGGCgagtcctcgtcgtcgtcctcgtcgtcggagCTGCTGTCGTCCTCCGGAGCCGCGGCTGCGGCGAGTTTCCGCTTGTGTCCCCGCTGCTGGAGCTTGCCGAGACTCGCCGTCGTCACCTGGGGCTCTTGCTGCTGAAGCTGGGCGACTACGTTGTCGTGGTGCCGACCACCTCGACCGGGCACGTCGGTCTCTGAGCCTCGGGTCTCGTCGCGGTCGTCGTGCGGCGACCTGTGCGGCGGGTGCTCGGGGTGTTGGTTCGGCGGGCCTCCGCTGCTCCTGCCTTCTGGAAGCAAGGTATCCGCGTCTAAATTTCAGCTCTACGGCACGGAATGTCTCCGCGGCGAGTCTCGGAAATTTAACTTTCAAATagagcagctctctctctctctacgcgcGTGGTCTTCAAACGCGCCGCGAGCGCTATATttcaaaaagataaaaaaaaaaaatccgaggCCGAAATCGATGCAGCTCCGTACGATCCGAGAGCGGCCTTCATATGTTAATACAGCACGGTTTTTCATTGTCGCGAGGTCAATGCTGCTGCTTCGTCTTCGTCTCGTTATGCCGACGGCTGGCGATGAAAGCCGCTGCTTTTCTCGAGTGTCGATGACTCGGAACGTTATAGTCGGCGCCCTCCTGGCTATTCAGCCGTCGCGACACTCGCGCATACTTTTCGAATACGGCGGATGCTTCTCATTTCTCGCGGGAGCTCTTCACTTGTCTCGGTTATGATATTGTTGAAGAGACCTCGTACGAACGTTTCGGATTATGGTAAATTAGGAGAAAAATCCGGGTTCCTCGTTTGAAAGGAGTTTCGAGAGCGGCGATTTATCAGCGACGATTCAATTTTCCAAACGCCGAGTGCCAGAAAGTGTCAGCATTATATCTCACCTCCTCTGTCGGCGTCGGGAGAGCCGTTCTCGGGATCGTTACCGGCGGCGTCTTCACGCTTGACGCCCGTAACGCCGTCCTCCAGCTGGCAGCAGTCCATGATCAGGTTCGCGTACTCTCGGCCACTGATGACGTAGTTCACGCAGATGATGTTCTGCTCCTCGGCGTTCTTCGAGTTGCAGACGACCGTCGCGCAGGTCTGCAGCCACGTGTAGCCGCCGCTTTTGTTCATCAGTCGGTAGTAGTGCGTGAGTATCTGGCCCTTGTGGATCACTGGAACGAGTACAATTCGAATTGTCATACGCGCTTATACGATCGACCTGTAGGGATTATTTGGGGAATCTCATTTTTTTCCTCGGCGCGTGTGGGAGAATCGAAAGAACTGCGGGAAAAGTCAGCCTCGCTTATCCGtcactgtctctctctctctctctctctctctctcagtcaATATAAGAAGCCGCATCCCGAAGATCGATGTGCGGTGACTCGATCGGAGCTGTATAACAAAGAGACGAGCCGCTGacgaaaagagaagagaggaaAGAGGGGCGTAAACCTTCGCCGCTCGAGGGTGTGGGCGATCGAGCGCGGCATGTGTGATAGAGGtgaggagaggagaggagggGGAGAAGGTAAAGGGATGAGAGGATAGAGAGGAGGATCCAGCTCTCGTGCCCCCACTACTTATCGCTTATGTACACAGTGCGAGCCTCGTTCGACTTTCGAGCTTCGACCGCGCGAGCGATGGCTTCTCGCGCTGCTCCCCTCCCTAT
This genomic interval carries:
- the LOC100122804 gene encoding protein trachealess isoform X1; translation: MHRPGGVGPAAADVPNISSSGTARGLEHHHHHHHHHQSAAGGGGAMTGPPGAFHWGAVLAGHAAGMMQPPGADYAPAPAHHAAAAAAAAGHPAMPMDLHVSQAFPYYRYREDALCWTERKPSMDEVVNPNSVNARYDERHYAFESILELRKEKSRDAARSRRGKENFEFYELAKMLPLPAAITSQLDKASIIRLTISYLKLRDFSGHGDPPWSRDTPPPNKSVKGANRVRSPASLPVDMFEQLHGTHILQSLDGFAMAVAADGRFLYISETVSIYLGLSQVEMTGSSIFDYVHQHDHAEVAEQLGLGLTSSSSSSGPHSSSSGLASPSSGASEEHGSSSTANPDVSSVMSLTASGLYKGYDRAFCVRMKSTLTKRGCHFKSSGYRVVLLLCRLRPQYTFSHSRKSAPPLMGMVGLAIALPPPSVHEIRLEADMFVTRINFDFRIAHCEPKVSELLDYTADELTGKNLYTLCHGEDANRLRKSHMDLIHKGQILTHYYRLMNKSGGYTWLQTCATVVCNSKNAEEQNIICVNYVISGREYANLIMDCCQLEDGVTGVKREDAAGNDPENGSPDADRGEGRSSGGPPNQHPEHPPHRSPHDDRDETRGSETDVPGRGGRHHDNVVAQLQQQEPQVTTASLGKLQQRGHKRKLAAAAAPEDDSSSDDEDDDEDSPMKSATTPNGRSHALSPASSSHSVSANEQLMRTASPKVRRTEELADAHHGAGSGAGGTSVKDLEQAMSKHLPGAVLAKPDSPAIHQPTDFSTDALLKQQQQKSTIQWIGAHHHLGHLSPQQSGGGLPASALLRQLYANRESVIRANVHGSNSRAGSAGGYYTGAENPQAGPLPTPPGSEGSSTYGEHQFVLAAAHNQKPAGSDAFTSLVSSYASTPAGYAVDYHSAMTPPSSVSPRDKQQQQQQHQQQHQQQQQQQQQQQLGVNSYEASVYGDPVLRHQYEPAQPLPLKPQVYSAVHPGALDAAYSLAAEQPQFYHHPAAGAGFHLYHPSNKAAANGWYGSAS
- the LOC100122804 gene encoding protein trachealess isoform X7; amino-acid sequence: MDEVVNPNSVNARYDERHYAFESILELRKEKSRDAARSRRGKENFEFYELAKMLPLPAAITSQLDKASIIRLTISYLKLRDFSGHGDPPWSRDTPPPNKSVKGANRVRSPASLPVDMFEQLHGTHILQSLDGFAMAVAADGRFLYISETVSIYLGLSQVEMTGSSIFDYVHQHDHAEVAEQLGLGLTSSSSSSGPHSSSSGLASPSSGASEEHGSSSTANPDVSSVMSLTASGLYKGYDRAFCVRMKSTLTKRGCHFKSSGYRVVLLLCRLRPQYTFSHSRKSAPPLMGMVGLAIALPPPSVHEIRLEADMFVTRINFDFRIAHCEPKVSELLDYTADELTGKNLYTLCHGEDANRLRKSHMDLIHKGQILTHYYRLMNKSGGYTWLQTCATVVCNSKNAEEQNIICVNYVISGREYANLIMDCCQLEDGVTGVKREDAAGNDPENGSPDADRGEGRSSGGPPNQHPEHPPHRSPHDDRDETRGSETDVPGRGGRHHDNVVAQLQQQEPQVTTASLGKLQQRGHKRKLAAAAAPEDDSSSDDEDDDEDSPMKSATTPNGRSHALSPASSSHSVSANEQLMRTASPKVRRTEELADAHHGAGSGAGGTSVKDLEQAMSKHLPGAVLAKPDSPAIHQPTDFSTDALLKQQQQKSTIQWIGAHHHLGHLSPQQSGGGLPASALLRQLYANRESVIRANVHGSNSRAGSAGGYYTGAENPQAGPLPTPPGSEGSSTYGEHQFVLAAAHNQKPAGSDAFTSLVSSYASTPAGYAVDYHSAMTPPSSVSPRDKQQQQQQHQQQHQQQQQQQQQQQLGVNSYEASVYGDPVLRHQYEPAQPLPLKPQVYSAVHPGALDAAYSLAAEQPQFYHHPAAGAGFHLYHPSNKAAANGWYGSAS
- the LOC100122804 gene encoding protein trachealess isoform X6 yields the protein MLPYQVAMDYGGFQRQSPVGVGVGGPHHQGPAGPLNINPAFTHSCILELRKEKSRDAARSRRGKENFEFYELAKMLPLPAAITSQLDKASIIRLTISYLKLRDFSGHGDPPWSRDTPPPNKSVKGANRVRSPASLPVDMFEQLHGTHILQSLDGFAMAVAADGRFLYISETVSIYLGLSQVEMTGSSIFDYVHQHDHAEVAEQLGLGLTSSSSSSGPHSSSSGLASPSSGASEEHGSSSTANPDVSSVMSLTASGLYKGYDRAFCVRMKSTLTKRGCHFKSSGYRVVLLLCRLRPQYTFSHSRKSAPPLMGMVGLAIALPPPSVHEIRLEADMFVTRINFDFRIAHCEPKVSELLDYTADELTGKNLYTLCHGEDANRLRKSHMDLIHKGQILTHYYRLMNKSGGYTWLQTCATVVCNSKNAEEQNIICVNYVISGREYANLIMDCCQLEDGVTGVKREDAAGNDPENGSPDADRGEGRSSGGPPNQHPEHPPHRSPHDDRDETRGSETDVPGRGGRHHDNVVAQLQQQEPQVTTASLGKLQQRGHKRKLAAAAAPEDDSSSDDEDDDEDSPMKSATTPNGRSHALSPASSSHSVSANEQLMRTASPKVRRTEELADAHHGAGSGAGGTSVKDLEQAMSKHLPGAVLAKPDSPAIHQPTDFSTDALLKQQQQKSTIQWIGAHHHLGHLSPQQSGGGLPASALLRQLYANRESVIRANVHGSNSRAGSAGGYYTGAENPQAGPLPTPPGSEGSSTYGEHQFVLAAAHNQKPAGSDAFTSLVSSYASTPAGYAVDYHSAMTPPSSVSPRDKQQQQQQHQQQHQQQQQQQQQQQLGVNSYEASVYGDPVLRHQYEPAQPLPLKPQVYSAVHPGALDAAYSLAAEQPQFYHHPAAGAGFHLYHPSNKAAANGWYGSAS